The following coding sequences lie in one Globicephala melas chromosome 15, mGloMel1.2, whole genome shotgun sequence genomic window:
- the MAFB gene encoding transcription factor MafB translates to MAAELSMGPELPTSPLAMEYVNDFDLLKFDVKKEPLGRADRPGRPCTRLQPAGSVSSTPLSTPCSSVPSSPSFSPTEQKTHLEDLYWMASNYQQMNPEALNLTPEDAVEALIGSHPVPQPLQSFDGFRGAHHHHHHHHPHPHHAYPGAGVAHDELGPHAHPHHHHHHQASPPPSSAASPAQQLPTSHSGPGPHAAAAATAAGGSSSVEDRFSDDQLVSMSVRELNRHLRGFTKDEVIRLKQKRRTLKNRGYAQSCRYKRVQQKHHLENEKTQLIQQVEQLKQEVSRLARERDAYKVKCEKLANSGFREAGSTSDSPSSPEFFL, encoded by the coding sequence ATGGCCGCGGAGCTGAGCATGGGGCCCGAGTTGCCCACCAGCCCGCTGGCTATGGAGTACGTCAACGACTTCGACCTGCTCAAGTTCGACGTAAAGAAGGAGCCGCTGGGGCGCGCGGACCGCCCGGGACGGCCCTGCACGCGCCTGCAGCCAGCCGGCTCGGTGTCGTCCACACCGCTCAGCACGCCGTGCAGCTCGGTGCCCTCGTCGCCCAGCTTCAGCCCAACCGAACAGAAGACCCACCTCGAGGACCTGTACTGGATGGCGAGCAACTACCAGCAGATGAACCCCGAGGCGCTCAACCTGACGCCCGAGGACGCAGTGGAGGCGCTCATAGGCTCGCACCCAGTGCCACAGCCGTTGCAGAGCTTCGACGGCTTCCGCGGCGcgcaccaccaccatcaccaccaccacccacacccgCACCACGCGTACCCGGGCGCCGGCGTGGCGCACGACGAGCTGGGCCCACACGCGCACCcgcaccatcaccatcatcaccaagcGTCGCCGCCGCCGTCCAGCGCGGCCAGCCCCGCGCAGCAGCTGCCCACCAGCCACTCCGGGCCTGGGCCGCACGCGGCGGCCGCGGCGACGGCGGCTGGTGGTAGCAGCAGCGTGGAGGACCGCTTCTCCGACGACCAGCTCGTGTCCATGTCCGTGCGCGAGCTGAACCGCCACCTGCGGGGCTTCACCAAGGACGAGGTGATCCGCCTGAAGCAGAAGCGGCGGACCCTGAAGAACCGGGGCTACGCCCAGTCGTGCAGGTATAAACGCGTCCAGCAGAAACACCACCTGGAGAATGAGAAGACGCAGCTCATTCAGCAGGTGGAGCAGCTTAAGCAGGAGGTGTCCCGGCTGGCCCGCGAAAGAGACGCCTACAAGGTCAAGTGCGAGAAACTCGCCAACTCCGGCTTCAGGGAGGCGGGCTCCACCAGCGACAGCCCCTCCTCTCCCGAGTTCTTTCTGTGA